The Mauremys mutica isolate MM-2020 ecotype Southern chromosome 1, ASM2049712v1, whole genome shotgun sequence genome has a segment encoding these proteins:
- the MTRF1 gene encoding peptide chain release factor 1, mitochondrial, with amino-acid sequence MKPHRGVGLFRSLLANCFHRYHHHWSPLVKRIGHMMELSIFRRNYLLNIVKPPLSFNDWSRRYHQDFRALWKHEAVEKYLETLNREYQRVGQLLNSGSMNEYDQSTLSRRHTHLSTLVAVFQEIQEAEREVQEIESMCTKLDSRDEKQLLELALEEKEIINQKINTFCKKLFQSIVPREKHDDSDVLLEVTSGRTTGGDICQQFTKEMFEMYHNYADYKCWTFDILNYTPAEIGGLHHAAAHISGDCVFRYLKYEGGTHRVQRIPETGLSSRMQRIHTGTMSVVVLPQPEEVDVKVYPKDLRIDTFRAKGAGGQHVNTTDSAVRIVHIPTGLTVECQQERSQQLNKEIALRTLRTRLYQQIIEKDFSQKQNARKLQIGTRAQSERIRTYNFTQDRVTDHRISYDVRNIKEFLCGEGALDELINRLLDSAEMEALIEHLENFKSLEGGG; translated from the exons ATGAAACCTCACCGAGGCGTTGGGCTTTTTAGAAGTCTGCTTGCTAATTGTTTCCATCGCTATCACCATCACTGGTCTCCTCTTGTTAAAAGGATAGGTCACATGATGGAACTATCTATCTTTAGACGCAATTATTTACTGAATATAGTTAAACCTCCTCTGTCATTTAATGATTGGTCAAGGAGATATCATCAGGATTTTAGAGCACTGTGGAAGCATGAAGCTGTGGAAAAATATCTAGAGACCTTAAACAGAGAATACCAGCGGGTTGGCCAGTTGTTAAATAGTGGCTCAATGAATGAGTATGATCAAAGTACTCTGAGCAGAAGACATACTCATTTATCCACCCTTGTAGCTGTTTTTCAAGAAATACAAGAGGCAGAAAGAGAAGTTCAAGAGATAGAATCCATGTGTACAA AGCTAGACAGCAGAGATGAGAAACAGCTGCTAGAGCTTGCCTTAGAAGAGAAGGAAATCATTAACCAAAAAATCAACACATTTTGCAAAAAG cTTTTCCAGAGTATAGTGCCAAGGGAGAAACATGATGACAGTGATGTGCTATTAGAGGTGACATCGGGCAGAACCACTGGAG gTGACATTTGCCAACAGTTCACCAAAGAAATGTTTGAGATGTACCACAATTATGCAGATTACAAATGTTGGACCTTTGACATTCTGAACTACACACCAGCTGAGATTG GCGGATTGCACCATGCAGCTGCTCATATTTCGGGAGACTGTGTCTTCAGGTATTTGAAATATGAAGGAGGGACTCACAGAGTTCAGCGAATTCCCGAGACTGGCCTATCGTCAAGAATGCAGCGTATTCACACTGGGACAATGTCAGTAGTTGTCCTACCTCAGCCAGAGGAG GTAGATGTTAAAGTGTATCCTAAGGATTTGCGTATAGATACTTTTAGGGCCAAAGGTGCAGGAGGGCAACATGTTAACACAACGGACAGTGCTGTGAGAATAGTTCATATTCCCACTG GACTAACAGTAGAGTGCCAGCAGGAGCGATCACAGCAACTGAACAAAGAAATAGCTCTGCGGACACTGAGAACTAGGTTATATCAACAAATCATTGAGAAAGACTTCAGCCAAAAGCAGAATGCTAGAAAACTGCAG ATAGGGACAAGAGCCCAGTCAGAGAGAATTCGTACCTATAACTTCACCCAGGACAGAGTCACTGATCACAGGATCTCATATGATGTCCGCAATATCAAG GAATTTCTCTGTGGTGAGGGGGCACTGGATGAGCTAATCAACAGGTTGTTGGACTCTGCAGAGATGGAGGCCCTAATTGAACATTTAGAAAACTTTAAATCTTTAGAAGGAGGAGGCTGA